TCTCCTTTGTGCCCTTGGTGGCGGGCATGGATCGCATCGCCCGCTCGAGTCCCGCTAGATAGTCCTCCAAGCCTGGTCACCGCTCAGGAGCCCACGATGATCTGGACCGGCGAGGGCAGCTTGTGTCCGGCCCTCCGGAGAGCCGTCTTGGCCTCCTCAATGTGCTCGGGGTGCACACCCACTGTGAATATCCGCTGTCCAGGGTAAACCTGGGCCGCTGTGCCGACAGGCTTCCCGAATGCGCGACGCATGCCGCTGGAGACGCGGTCCGCCCCTGCGCCTGTCGCCTGCTTGTTCTCCCTTATGACATGGTGTGGATACACCCTCAGCTTGAGATGGAAATCATTCCTGCCCAGTGTTTTAAGGAGATAACGGTTTGCAGCAACCCTTGCTGCCTCGAGTGCTGTGTGTCTTATCTGACATGGCTCTCTCACAACAAGAGAGAGCTTCACAGGAAAGTTCTCCGTGAGGTTCCCCATGTCGTAGTGAACGACCTTGCTCCCAGGGACTCCTCCGATGTACTCCCTGCGTGTGTAAGGCCGCTCGATCCTTCTGTACAT
The nucleotide sequence above comes from Methanothrix sp.. Encoded proteins:
- a CDS encoding 50S ribosomal protein L16 is translated as MARKPGSMYRRIERPYTRREYIGGVPGSKVVHYDMGNLTENFPVKLSLVVREPCQIRHTALEAARVAANRYLLKTLGRNDFHLKLRVYPHHVIRENKQATGAGADRVSSGMRRAFGKPVGTAAQVYPGQRIFTVGVHPEHIEEAKTALRRAGHKLPSPVQIIVGS